One stretch of Priestia megaterium DNA includes these proteins:
- the dapF gene encoding diaminopimelate epimerase, translating into MKKFQFTKMHALGNNYIYVNMFEEHIEEQELAPLAVKVSNVYTGIGSDGMILICPSERADVKMRVFNNDGSEAKNCGNGLRCVAKYAYEHNLVTSERFFIETLSGVVEATVHPQGNEVPEVTIDMGEPILAREQIPMTGASQHQVVDEEMEFGKERLKGTAVSMGNPHVVFYVNDIEQAPLTTLGPVVEKDSRFPEGVNVEFVEVVNERELNFRVWERGSGITQACGTGACAAVVSSVLNEKTKKDVPTVVHLAGGDLTIVWQNKGNVLMTGPANVICDGTYYY; encoded by the coding sequence ATGAAAAAATTTCAGTTTACAAAAATGCATGCGCTTGGCAACAACTATATCTACGTAAATATGTTTGAAGAACATATAGAAGAGCAAGAGTTAGCACCGCTTGCTGTAAAAGTCTCAAATGTTTATACGGGAATCGGATCGGATGGAATGATTCTTATTTGTCCATCTGAACGTGCAGATGTGAAAATGCGCGTATTTAATAATGACGGCTCGGAAGCAAAAAACTGCGGAAACGGTTTAAGATGTGTAGCTAAATATGCATATGAACATAATTTAGTAACAAGCGAAAGATTTTTTATCGAAACGCTTTCTGGAGTTGTAGAAGCAACGGTGCATCCGCAGGGAAATGAAGTTCCAGAAGTAACAATCGATATGGGAGAGCCTATTTTAGCTAGAGAACAAATTCCAATGACGGGAGCAAGCCAACACCAAGTTGTTGATGAAGAGATGGAATTTGGAAAAGAACGGTTAAAAGGGACGGCTGTATCAATGGGAAATCCTCACGTCGTCTTTTACGTAAATGATATTGAACAAGCGCCTCTTACTACATTAGGCCCTGTGGTTGAAAAAGATTCGCGTTTCCCAGAAGGAGTGAACGTTGAATTTGTTGAGGTAGTGAACGAAAGAGAGCTGAACTTTCGTGTATGGGAAAGAGGTTCGGGTATCACTCAAGCATGTGGGACAGGAGCATGCGCTGCTGTTGTTTCTTCTGTGTTAAATGAGAAGACGAAAAAAGATGTTCCTACTGTCGTACACCTCGCTGGAGGAGATTTAACGATTGTTTGGCAAAATAAAGGCAATGTATTAATGACAGGTCCAGCCAATGTGATTTGTGACGGCACGTATTATTATTAA
- a CDS encoding HesB/IscA family protein produces MSQDILTITEAASFQIKDMMKEHEEENAYLRVNVNGGGCSGLSYGMGFAHEVNENDTLFEQHGIKILVDSESAPILKDVKIDYKQSMLGGGFTIDNPNAIAACGCGSSFRTASNAGAPEEC; encoded by the coding sequence ATGAGTCAAGATATCCTAACAATTACAGAAGCTGCAAGCTTTCAAATAAAAGATATGATGAAAGAACATGAAGAAGAAAATGCTTATTTACGTGTTAATGTAAATGGAGGAGGCTGTTCAGGTCTTTCTTACGGCATGGGTTTTGCTCACGAAGTAAATGAAAACGATACGCTGTTTGAACAACATGGCATTAAGATTCTTGTAGATAGCGAAAGTGCTCCAATTTTAAAAGATGTAAAAATTGATTACAAGCAATCTATGCTAGGCGGAGGGTTTACAATTGATAACCCGAACGCCATTGCAGCATGCGGCTGCGGCTCTTCTTTCCGTACAGCAAGCAACGCAGGTGCTCCTGAAGAGTGCTAA
- a CDS encoding YuzD family protein, translating into MQSTEVEVCIYGAEIVCASCVNLPSSKDTYDWLEAAISRKYPNQPFVITYVDINEPPADPKKAAFAKRVIEEDLFYPVVVINGEIVGEGNPKLKRVFEEMEKYGFCAS; encoded by the coding sequence ATGCAATCAACTGAGGTAGAAGTGTGCATTTATGGAGCTGAAATTGTTTGTGCAAGCTGTGTTAACCTGCCGTCTTCAAAAGACACCTATGATTGGCTAGAGGCAGCGATTTCTCGCAAATATCCGAACCAACCGTTTGTTATCACATATGTAGATATAAACGAGCCGCCTGCAGATCCGAAGAAGGCAGCCTTTGCCAAGCGTGTGATTGAGGAAGATTTATTCTATCCTGTAGTGGTCATTAATGGAGAAATTGTTGGGGAAGGCAATCCGAAATTAAAGCGCGTATTTGAGGAAATGGAGAAGTATGGTTTCTGCGCATCATAA
- a CDS encoding YuzB family protein yields MIQPIIEFCVSNLASGSQAALEKLEKDPNLDIIEYGCLGYCGKCSQSLFALVNGEIVTAETPEQLVDNIYIHLEENPMF; encoded by the coding sequence GTGATACAGCCAATTATTGAATTTTGCGTTAGCAATTTAGCCAGCGGTTCTCAAGCAGCTTTAGAAAAGCTTGAAAAAGATCCAAATCTAGATATTATTGAATACGGATGTTTAGGTTATTGCGGGAAATGTTCACAATCTTTATTTGCCTTGGTGAACGGAGAGATTGTTACGGCGGAAACACCTGAACAGTTAGTAGATAATATCTACATTCATTTAGAAGAAAACCCAATGTTTTAA
- a CDS encoding NAD(P)/FAD-dependent oxidoreductase: protein MKNLVILGGGYGGMRVLQRLFPNQLPNDVEVTLIDKAPYHSLKTEFYALAAGTISDQHVRVAFPEHPRLKIRYGCVKRIDLKEKCVYVDDQMIAYDDLIVGLGCEDKYHGVPGALEHTYSIQSIDASRATYQTLNNLPAHATVSIVGAGLSGVELASELRESRPDLKIILFDRGKLILSAFPERLSNYVQTWFTSNGVEIVNSANITKVEPNILYNHDEPIQSDAIVWTAGIQPNKVVRDLDVEKDPQGRVVLTKYHNLPDDENVYILGDCASLPHAPSAQLAEGQAEQIVQVLLHRWKGEALPDELPTIKLKGILGSLGKKHGFGLVAERPITGRVARLLKSGILWMYKHHSG from the coding sequence ATGAAGAACCTTGTCATACTGGGCGGCGGATACGGTGGTATGCGCGTTTTGCAGCGCCTTTTTCCGAATCAATTGCCTAACGATGTAGAAGTAACGCTTATTGACAAAGCACCTTATCACTCACTAAAAACTGAATTCTATGCACTTGCAGCTGGAACAATCTCTGATCAGCATGTTCGTGTTGCTTTTCCTGAACACCCTCGCTTAAAGATTCGCTACGGCTGTGTAAAACGCATAGACCTGAAAGAGAAATGTGTCTATGTGGATGATCAAATGATCGCTTATGATGACCTGATTGTAGGACTCGGATGTGAAGATAAATATCATGGAGTTCCCGGAGCTCTTGAGCATACATACAGCATTCAATCCATTGATGCTTCACGAGCAACTTATCAGACATTAAACAACTTGCCCGCCCACGCTACTGTTTCAATTGTAGGAGCTGGATTAAGCGGAGTAGAACTAGCAAGCGAGCTAAGAGAAAGCCGCCCGGATTTAAAAATCATCTTATTTGACCGCGGTAAATTAATTTTATCTGCTTTCCCAGAACGTTTAAGTAATTACGTTCAAACTTGGTTTACTTCAAACGGTGTCGAAATCGTAAATAGTGCTAATATTACAAAAGTAGAACCGAACATTCTTTATAATCATGATGAGCCCATTCAAAGCGATGCAATCGTGTGGACAGCGGGTATCCAGCCAAATAAAGTGGTACGCGATTTAGACGTAGAAAAGGATCCTCAAGGACGCGTCGTATTGACAAAATACCATAACTTGCCTGACGATGAAAATGTCTACATTTTAGGTGATTGTGCAAGCCTACCGCATGCACCAAGTGCTCAGCTTGCAGAAGGTCAGGCTGAACAAATTGTGCAAGTACTTCTTCACCGCTGGAAAGGCGAAGCACTTCCGGATGAATTGCCAACTATTAAATTAAAAGGCATACTTGGTTCATTAGGCAAAAAGCATGGATTTGGCTTAGTTGCCGAACGTCCAATTACAGGACGCGTAGCTCGATTATTAAAATCAGGTATTCTTTGGATGTATAAACACCACAGTGGATAA
- a CDS encoding NifU family protein, translating into MSEMHEQVQEVLEKLRPFLLRDGGDCELVDVEDGIVKLRLLGACGSCPSSTITLKAGIERALLEEVPGVVEVEQVF; encoded by the coding sequence ATGTCAGAAATGCACGAGCAAGTTCAAGAAGTATTAGAAAAACTTCGTCCGTTTTTACTTCGCGACGGTGGAGACTGTGAGCTAGTAGACGTAGAGGATGGTATTGTAAAATTACGTCTTTTAGGCGCTTGCGGAAGCTGCCCAAGTTCAACAATTACGCTAAAAGCTGGTATCGAACGTGCCCTTTTAGAAGAAGTACCTGGTGTAGTTGAAGTAGAACAAGTATTCTAA